A region of uncultured Anaeromusa sp. DNA encodes the following proteins:
- a CDS encoding helix-turn-helix transcriptional regulator, producing the protein MTLEELRIRRNMSQQQLANVTGLTQGYISALERGAKNNPGQVVVKKLASALNVKRDDVLGLFPDTLPVLEKT; encoded by the coding sequence ATGACACTCGAAGAGCTAAGAATTCGCAGGAATATGTCTCAGCAACAGCTTGCTAATGTAACAGGTTTGACACAAGGATATATTTCAGCTCTTGAACGAGGAGCCAAAAACAATCCGGGTCAAGTGGTGGTGAAAAAATTAGCAAGTGCGCTAAATGTCAAAAGGGATGATGTTTTGGGTTTGTTTCCAGATACGCTGCCAGTTCTGGAAAAGACCTAA